A stretch of the Arthrobacter stackebrandtii genome encodes the following:
- a CDS encoding ABC1 kinase family protein, with translation MALLDVLLVILLSIAGLLFLALQSWLAATVVRRVVGVPIGWPRSIAVGFVMSGAMALTVQYLFRAGTDANPNGLDVTPWVAVLLLVLAVCWIFALGVGALVFLEAAFPTGTLPSFSQIFTGGKARRRRTRRYAEVTSIAVRHGLGSRLRGFGRDDSSGQEAKTARALRSALNEAGVTFIKLGQMLSTRRDLLPAAYIRELESLQSNASPEPWESMETAIEDSLGRPLAEVFSHVDPVPLAAASVAQVHRATLLDGTDVVLKVQRPGALDQVTLDTDIILRLARWLNTTTPWGKSLGVLALARGFADSLGEELDYRVELDNMRSIEASLAQSGAFTVAVPHAHHELSSERLLVMDRLPGRPVSAAGELLTGLSASERSALAKTLLGATLQQIISDGVFHADLHAGNIFISPEGTLGLLDFGSVGRLDPATQTALGMMLYSIDKNDAAGATDALIELLDRPEDLDERALERSLGQLLTRFRTGFGPGGSQKMFTDLFSLVVAHKFAVPAQIGAAFRALAAVEGTLLVIDPTMDVVEVARSEGSRLMEGKLGFGSLKEEFQNRVVQLLPLVNRLPRRINKITDDLEHGRFTMRVRVLDHPSDRRFLTGLFQQLIVAVLAGSAVVGAIMLITSNEGPLLTGDIHLYGFFGFVLLFGGFILGMRALMLVFRRDSGD, from the coding sequence ATGGCGCTCCTGGATGTCCTGCTGGTCATTCTGCTGAGCATCGCCGGGCTGCTGTTCCTGGCCCTGCAGTCGTGGCTGGCGGCCACCGTGGTCCGGCGGGTGGTGGGCGTGCCGATCGGCTGGCCGCGGTCAATCGCCGTCGGATTTGTCATGAGCGGCGCCATGGCCCTGACCGTGCAGTACCTGTTCCGGGCCGGGACCGATGCCAACCCCAACGGCCTGGACGTCACCCCCTGGGTGGCCGTGCTCCTGCTGGTGCTGGCCGTCTGCTGGATTTTTGCCCTTGGCGTGGGCGCACTGGTGTTCCTCGAGGCCGCCTTCCCCACCGGCACCCTGCCCAGCTTCAGCCAGATATTCACCGGAGGGAAGGCCCGACGGCGGCGCACCAGGCGCTATGCCGAGGTCACCTCGATCGCGGTGCGGCACGGGCTCGGCTCACGGCTGCGGGGCTTTGGCCGCGACGACAGCTCCGGCCAGGAGGCGAAAACCGCCCGGGCCCTGCGCAGCGCCCTGAATGAAGCCGGGGTCACCTTCATCAAGCTGGGCCAGATGCTCTCGACCCGGCGCGACCTGCTGCCGGCGGCCTACATCCGCGAACTGGAATCGCTGCAGAGCAACGCCTCGCCGGAGCCGTGGGAATCCATGGAGACGGCCATCGAGGACAGCCTGGGCCGGCCCCTGGCGGAGGTTTTCAGCCATGTGGACCCTGTTCCCTTGGCCGCGGCCTCAGTGGCGCAGGTGCACCGGGCCACCCTGCTGGACGGGACCGACGTCGTGCTTAAAGTCCAGCGGCCAGGCGCCCTCGACCAGGTCACCCTGGACACCGACATCATCCTGCGGCTGGCCCGCTGGCTGAACACGACCACCCCGTGGGGCAAGTCGCTCGGCGTGCTGGCGCTGGCGAGGGGCTTTGCGGATTCGCTGGGCGAGGAGCTGGACTACCGGGTTGAGCTGGACAACATGCGCAGCATCGAGGCATCGCTGGCGCAGTCGGGCGCCTTCACCGTGGCGGTCCCGCACGCGCACCACGAGCTCTCCAGCGAACGCCTCTTGGTCATGGACCGGCTGCCGGGGCGGCCGGTCAGTGCGGCGGGCGAGCTGCTCACGGGGCTGTCCGCCAGCGAGCGCAGCGCCTTGGCGAAGACCCTGCTGGGCGCCACCCTGCAGCAGATCATTTCCGACGGCGTCTTCCACGCAGACCTGCATGCCGGCAACATTTTCATCTCCCCCGAAGGGACCCTGGGCCTGCTGGACTTCGGCTCGGTGGGCCGCCTGGACCCGGCGACGCAGACCGCGCTCGGCATGATGCTCTACTCCATTGACAAGAACGACGCCGCCGGGGCGACGGATGCCCTGATCGAACTGCTGGACCGTCCCGAAGACCTGGACGAGCGTGCACTGGAGCGTTCCCTGGGGCAGCTGCTCACACGCTTCCGGACCGGATTTGGCCCGGGCGGCAGCCAGAAAATGTTCACGGACCTGTTCTCCCTGGTGGTTGCCCACAAGTTTGCCGTCCCCGCACAGATCGGAGCGGCGTTCAGGGCGCTGGCCGCAGTGGAGGGCACGCTGTTGGTCATCGACCCCACCATGGACGTGGTGGAGGTGGCCCGCAGCGAAGGCTCGCGGCTCATGGAGGGCAAGCTGGGCTTCGGCAGCCTCAAGGAAGAGTTTCAGAATCGCGTGGTGCAGCTGCTTCCCCTGGTCAACCGTTTGCCCCGGCGCATCAACAAGATCACCGATGACCTGGAGCACGGCCGCTTTACAATGCGCGTGCGCGTCCTCGACCACCCGTCGGACCGCCGTTTCCTCACCGGGCTGTTCCAGCAGCTTATCGTTGCCGTGCTTGCCGGCTCCGCCGTGGTGGGCGCCATCATGCTCATCACCAGCAATGAGGGGCCGCTGCTGACCGGCGACATCCACCTGTACGGATTCTTTGGCTTTGTGCTGCTCTTTGGCGGATTCATCCTTGGCATGCGGGCCCTCATGCTCGTGTTCAGGCGAGATTCCGGAGACTGA
- a CDS encoding pyridoxamine 5'-phosphate oxidase family protein produces the protein MGKIFDCIDDNLRAWIQEQPMWFVATAPLGADGHVNMSPRGHDSFSVLGPHRVAWVDYTGSGIETISHIRENGRVCLMFNAFGSRPRIVRLHGRGSVHLPGDRTFEEVVSHHPEHPSTRAVIAVDVTRISDSCGWGVPVMEVTGERDLLRLQAEKKGVEGMSAYRAERNARSIDGLPGFPLETSD, from the coding sequence GTGGGCAAAATATTCGATTGCATTGACGACAATCTCAGGGCTTGGATCCAGGAGCAGCCCATGTGGTTTGTCGCAACTGCGCCCTTGGGAGCCGACGGGCATGTGAACATGTCGCCCCGAGGCCACGACTCGTTCTCAGTCCTGGGCCCCCACCGAGTTGCCTGGGTTGACTACACCGGCAGCGGCATTGAGACCATTTCCCACATCCGAGAGAACGGCCGGGTGTGCCTCATGTTCAACGCGTTTGGCAGCCGCCCCCGCATTGTGCGCCTGCACGGACGCGGCTCGGTGCACCTCCCCGGAGATCGCACGTTCGAGGAAGTTGTGTCGCACCACCCGGAGCACCCGAGCACTCGGGCAGTCATTGCTGTGGACGTCACCCGCATCAGCGACTCGTGCGGCTGGGGTGTTCCTGTCATGGAGGTGACGGGAGAGCGCGATCTTTTGCGCCTGCAGGCAGAGAAGAAGGGCGTGGAAGGCATGTCCGCCTACCGTGCCGAAAGGAATGCACGGAGCATCGACGGCCTGCCGGGATTCCCCCTCGAGACGTCGGATTAA
- a CDS encoding PadR family transcriptional regulator yields MNENTFWILTALAGGRRHGYAILRDVAELADGKVSLRVTTLYASLERLEREGFVARAGEEIVDGRARRYYELTDDGIAALTLETERLAVRLGAAEKRLAAPRPAAIRPSPATMVWGFAG; encoded by the coding sequence ATGAATGAAAATACGTTTTGGATCCTCACTGCCCTTGCCGGCGGGCGCCGGCACGGTTACGCCATCCTGCGGGATGTGGCGGAACTGGCCGACGGGAAGGTGTCGCTGCGGGTGACGACGCTTTATGCCTCGCTGGAACGGCTGGAGAGGGAAGGCTTCGTCGCCCGGGCAGGTGAAGAAATTGTTGACGGACGCGCGCGGCGGTACTACGAGCTGACAGACGACGGCATCGCAGCGCTGACCTTGGAGACGGAGCGGCTTGCGGTCCGCCTCGGAGCCGCGGAAAAGCGCCTCGCGGCACCGCGTCCGGCGGCCATCAGGCCCTCTCCCGCAACCATGGTGTGGGGGTTCGCCGGATGA
- a CDS encoding class I SAM-dependent methyltransferase, translating into MSEGHSNVDWETARASNLDNWEDRVPLHEAAYGISEFDDPNHLSSVVLTDLAALGPFLPDGKVAGLDVCHLQCHIGTDTLSLARAGARVTGVDFSPSALKSAAELAGRLNLEATWVETDVLEARNTVDGDFDLVYTSIGTITWLHDLDQWAAQVAGLLRAGGIFYIRDGHPILYCLDEQADGLQLRYPYFGDGTAQVWDDNSTYAGDGQVAHTRTFEWPHPLSTIVNALIGAGLQILRLDEDTTLPWRFSPRMVEVPDGFAWPEPERDRVPCTFTIIARK; encoded by the coding sequence ATGAGCGAAGGCCACAGCAACGTCGACTGGGAAACTGCACGGGCGAGCAACCTGGACAACTGGGAAGACCGGGTCCCCCTCCATGAGGCGGCCTACGGCATCAGCGAATTTGACGATCCCAACCACCTGTCCAGCGTCGTCCTGACGGACCTGGCAGCGCTCGGGCCGTTCCTGCCCGACGGGAAGGTTGCGGGGCTGGACGTCTGCCACCTCCAGTGCCACATCGGCACAGACACCCTGTCCCTTGCCCGGGCCGGTGCCCGGGTCACCGGCGTCGACTTCTCCCCTTCCGCCCTGAAATCCGCCGCGGAGCTGGCAGGGAGGCTCAACCTCGAGGCAACGTGGGTGGAGACCGACGTGCTCGAGGCACGCAACACCGTCGACGGCGACTTTGACCTGGTGTACACCAGCATCGGAACCATTACCTGGCTTCACGACCTGGACCAATGGGCGGCCCAGGTGGCGGGGCTGCTGCGGGCAGGCGGGATTTTCTACATCCGCGACGGCCACCCGATCCTCTACTGCCTTGATGAGCAGGCGGACGGGTTGCAGCTGCGCTATCCCTACTTTGGAGACGGCACGGCGCAGGTGTGGGATGACAATTCCACCTATGCAGGGGACGGCCAGGTGGCGCACACCAGGACATTCGAGTGGCCCCATCCACTGTCCACAATCGTCAACGCCCTCATCGGTGCCGGACTGCAAATTCTTCGCCTGGACGAGGACACGACGCTGCCTTGGCGGTTCAGCCCGCGCATGGTCGAGGTTCCGGACGGTTTTGCGTGGCCGGAACCCGAGCGTGACCGCGTGCCGTGCACGTTCACGATCATCGCCCGAAAGTGA
- a CDS encoding DUF4166 domain-containing protein — translation MASIFEIALGEDFQRLHPMMQKRFGVDVEAGYACVGTGVFSEVRRGAWWTVPFLRFGAFRNILFPDHGNNIPFTVENYPYIDGFGRPTVTFVRTLDMPAVRGSRAKKRRFDATMVHSKERGAVVDYLGTHQHLATDLVLEVLDDGSLHLQTTGQRFYEGPVAFTFPPIGTGTADLYESYDEDRGVYTVQMQVRNRWFGFLFGYKGEFSCEFPAAVGDAVPAHLKPVWEEIRE, via the coding sequence ATGGCCTCGATCTTTGAAATAGCCCTGGGCGAGGACTTCCAGCGGCTCCACCCCATGATGCAGAAGCGCTTCGGCGTGGACGTCGAGGCAGGCTATGCGTGTGTCGGCACGGGAGTCTTCTCCGAGGTCCGCCGCGGTGCCTGGTGGACCGTGCCGTTCCTGCGGTTCGGGGCCTTCCGCAACATCCTGTTCCCCGACCACGGCAACAACATCCCCTTCACGGTGGAAAACTACCCCTACATTGATGGTTTCGGCCGCCCCACCGTAACCTTCGTGCGGACCCTGGACATGCCAGCCGTCAGGGGAAGCAGGGCCAAGAAGCGCCGCTTCGATGCCACCATGGTGCACAGCAAGGAGCGCGGTGCGGTTGTCGACTACCTTGGCACCCACCAGCACCTGGCCACCGACCTAGTCCTGGAAGTGCTCGACGACGGATCCCTCCACCTGCAGACCACCGGACAACGTTTCTATGAAGGTCCCGTTGCGTTCACGTTCCCGCCCATCGGCACCGGCACGGCGGACCTCTACGAAAGCTATGACGAGGATCGCGGCGTCTACACCGTCCAGATGCAGGTGCGGAACCGGTGGTTTGGTTTCCTCTTCGGTTACAAGGGCGAGTTCAGCTGCGAGTTCCCCGCCGCGGTCGGCGACGCCGTGCCGGCGCACCTCAAGCCAGTGTGGGAAGAAATCCGGGAGTAG
- a CDS encoding LexA family protein — protein sequence MDLPVPKQPNEPTGFASPARDYFDGGIDLNRHLIRDRTSTFVMRVAGDSMAGAGIADGDEIIVDRALTPRDGNVVVAVVEGDLLIRRLVKHDGATSLAAQPAHAASPASAEVVELSGEVSVWGVVTRCLHHV from the coding sequence ATGGACCTGCCCGTCCCGAAGCAACCCAACGAGCCCACGGGCTTCGCCTCGCCCGCCCGCGACTACTTCGACGGCGGGATCGACCTCAACCGCCACCTGATCCGCGACCGCACCAGCACCTTCGTCATGCGCGTCGCCGGCGACTCAATGGCCGGCGCCGGCATTGCCGACGGCGACGAGATCATCGTGGACCGCGCCCTCACCCCGCGAGACGGCAACGTGGTGGTTGCCGTGGTGGAGGGCGATCTGCTGATCCGCCGCCTCGTGAAGCACGACGGCGCCACCTCCCTGGCCGCCCAGCCCGCCCATGCCGCGTCCCCGGCTTCCGCCGAGGTGGTTGAGTTAAGCGGCGAGGTTTCGGTGTGGGGCGTTGTCACCCGGTGCCTGCACCACGTGTAG
- a CDS encoding MFS transporter: MAEPAGVPPWGGHRQGSAGYRRMLAALACAGVATFAQLYSLQGLLPLVSRELGVTAAQASLTISVATVGLALAVLPWSFVSDRWGRVRTMGLAVVLATLFGLLVPASPNFEVLLLLRGLEGAALGGIPALAIAYLTEEVQPRSAAAAAGAYVAGTTLGGLFGRLLAGPVADLAGWRMGTLAVSLCAAVAAAGFLALAPKPRGFVPQPGEGFGAVLGRLLPQMRSRPLLALYAQAFLLMGSFVSVYNYLGFRLEAPPYLFPASAVALLFLAYLSGTVSSRMVAGLAVRWGRRTVLLASTGAMVAGLAVTMAAPVPAILAGLLLFTAGFFGAHSIASGWTGALATGGRAQAASLYNLAYYAGSSLIGWSAGLLFQSLGWTAMAAALAILAALAMLAAAAMLPPGRPFPHADTQPAPGH, from the coding sequence GTGGCTGAACCGGCAGGCGTTCCCCCGTGGGGCGGGCATCGGCAGGGCAGCGCCGGATACCGGCGAATGCTGGCCGCACTGGCATGCGCCGGGGTGGCCACCTTTGCCCAGCTGTACTCGCTGCAGGGGCTGCTGCCGCTAGTCTCCCGCGAGCTCGGCGTCACCGCGGCCCAGGCGTCACTGACGATCTCCGTGGCAACCGTTGGGCTGGCGCTGGCCGTGCTGCCGTGGTCGTTCGTGTCAGACCGCTGGGGCCGGGTCCGCACCATGGGGTTGGCCGTGGTCCTGGCGACACTGTTTGGACTGCTGGTTCCAGCCTCCCCAAATTTTGAAGTTCTCCTGCTGCTGCGCGGCTTGGAGGGCGCCGCCCTGGGCGGTATCCCGGCGCTGGCCATCGCCTACCTGACGGAGGAGGTCCAGCCGCGCAGTGCCGCCGCCGCGGCCGGCGCCTACGTGGCCGGAACAACGCTGGGCGGTTTGTTCGGCCGCCTGCTTGCCGGGCCCGTGGCGGATTTGGCCGGCTGGCGCATGGGCACCCTCGCCGTGTCCCTGTGCGCCGCCGTCGCCGCCGCTGGGTTCCTGGCGCTGGCGCCGAAGCCGCGTGGTTTTGTGCCGCAGCCCGGCGAGGGGTTCGGCGCCGTGCTGGGCCGGCTGCTGCCGCAAATGCGCAGCAGGCCGCTGCTGGCCCTGTACGCGCAGGCGTTCCTCCTGATGGGTTCCTTTGTCAGCGTCTACAACTATCTTGGTTTCCGGCTGGAGGCCCCGCCGTACCTGTTCCCGGCGTCGGCCGTGGCGCTGCTGTTCCTCGCATACCTCTCAGGCACCGTGTCCTCCCGCATGGTGGCCGGACTGGCGGTCCGCTGGGGTCGCCGCACCGTGCTGCTGGCGTCCACGGGTGCCATGGTGGCGGGGCTGGCGGTGACCATGGCGGCTCCCGTGCCCGCCATCCTTGCCGGACTGCTGTTGTTCACGGCCGGGTTCTTTGGCGCCCACAGCATCGCCTCCGGCTGGACCGGGGCCCTCGCCACGGGCGGGAGGGCGCAGGCGGCCTCGCTGTACAACCTCGCCTACTACGCCGGATCGAGCCTCATCGGATGGAGCGCGGGGCTGCTCTTCCAGAGCCTGGGCTGGACCGCCATGGCCGCGGCCCTCGCCATCCTGGCCGCGCTGGCCATGCTGGCGGCCGCGGCGATGCTGCCGCCAGGCCGTCCCTTCCCGCACGCCGACACACAGCCGGCGCCGGGGCACTGA
- a CDS encoding MFS transporter → MSLRSTTSAGSSSFSRALALLVAGTYFMEILDGTIIATAAPGIAADLGVSPVDINLAMTSYLITLAVGIPISGWLAERFGARHVFTAAIAVFTVASLLCAISPNLAFLCGARMLQGMGGAMMVPVGRLVVLRDADRKEFLEAIAYLTWPALIAPVLAPVLGGLFVTYASWHWIFLINVPLGVIAFAVALKVVPNLRARKVPPPDWTGFILCGTALAALVVGMELVGSAPTPWAAVVLWLVVAVLALAAMLWWFKRSRHPLLDLRALRIHTFLVGNAGGALYRLVINAVPFLLPLMFMIGFGWNAFEAGLMTMAVFAGNVLIKPATSPLIRRFGFRAVLLLSNVGGALVLFACAFLVPGTPLAVIAAVLFLSGVLRSIGFSAYNTVQFVDVPKARMAGANTLSSTIAQVATGLGVAVGALVLRAAESLLGGEAAPVAAYQWTFAVLGVLMLYPVVEALLMPRTAGDEARVR, encoded by the coding sequence GTGAGTTTGAGAAGCACGACGTCGGCCGGCAGCTCCTCCTTCAGCCGCGCCCTGGCGCTGTTGGTCGCCGGAACCTACTTCATGGAGATCCTGGACGGCACCATCATTGCCACGGCGGCACCCGGCATCGCCGCGGACCTGGGCGTCAGCCCCGTTGACATCAACCTGGCCATGACCTCCTACCTGATCACCCTGGCCGTGGGCATCCCCATCAGCGGCTGGCTGGCCGAACGCTTCGGCGCCCGGCACGTGTTTACGGCCGCCATCGCCGTTTTCACCGTGGCCTCGCTGCTGTGCGCGATCAGCCCCAACCTCGCCTTCCTGTGCGGGGCCCGGATGCTCCAGGGCATGGGCGGGGCCATGATGGTGCCCGTGGGCCGGCTGGTGGTGCTGCGCGACGCCGACCGCAAGGAGTTCCTGGAGGCCATTGCCTACCTGACCTGGCCCGCCCTCATTGCACCTGTTCTGGCACCCGTCCTCGGCGGTCTCTTCGTCACCTACGCCAGCTGGCACTGGATCTTCCTCATCAACGTCCCGCTCGGCGTCATTGCCTTCGCCGTGGCCCTGAAGGTGGTGCCCAACCTCCGCGCCCGCAAGGTTCCGCCGCCGGACTGGACCGGCTTCATCCTGTGCGGCACAGCCCTCGCCGCCCTGGTGGTTGGCATGGAACTGGTGGGCTCGGCACCCACGCCGTGGGCCGCCGTCGTGCTGTGGCTGGTGGTTGCGGTGCTGGCGCTCGCAGCCATGCTGTGGTGGTTCAAGCGCTCCCGGCACCCGCTGCTGGACCTGCGCGCGCTGCGCATCCACACCTTTCTCGTGGGCAATGCGGGCGGGGCGCTGTACCGGCTGGTCATCAACGCCGTGCCGTTCCTGTTGCCGCTGATGTTCATGATCGGGTTTGGCTGGAACGCGTTTGAGGCCGGGCTGATGACCATGGCCGTGTTTGCCGGGAACGTGCTGATCAAGCCCGCCACCTCGCCGCTGATCCGGCGGTTCGGGTTCCGGGCGGTGCTGCTGCTGAGCAATGTTGGCGGTGCGCTGGTGCTGTTTGCGTGCGCATTCCTGGTGCCGGGGACGCCGCTGGCCGTGATTGCGGCAGTGCTGTTCCTCAGCGGCGTGCTGCGTTCCATCGGCTTTAGCGCGTACAACACGGTGCAGTTTGTGGACGTGCCGAAGGCCCGGATGGCCGGCGCCAACACGCTTTCCTCCACCATCGCGCAGGTCGCCACGGGGCTGGGTGTGGCTGTGGGTGCCCTGGTCCTGCGCGCCGCAGAGTCCCTGTTGGGCGGGGAGGCGGCACCCGTCGCGGCGTACCAGTGGACCTTTGCCGTGCTGGGAGTGCTGATGTTGTACCCCGTGGTGGAGGCGCTGCTCATGCCCCGGACCGCCGGCGACGAGGCCCGCGTCCGCTAG